TAATAGGTTTGCCATATCTATCTCTCCTTTTTTAGTTTCTGTTTAAATCCGCCCATTGCTTTTCAAAGTTAGCAAAAGGGTCATTTTCCTCTTCCACTGCACTTGAGCTTGAATCGTTCCATTTTTTATATACCAGATATAGAACATATGCAGCTGCAAGCCCTAAAATTGCCGGGAAGTTGGAAGCGGTTGCCATCAAAGCGATGAACCCGATGATTCCATAGCCGATTTTTGCCATCGTGCTTTCTGCTTTTATAAATTGTTTAAACACAAAGTATAGAATCGCCGCGCTTACTGCCAGACCCACTATTGGTCCAAGATTTGAAACCAGCACCATGGCTGCAATTCCACCTGCTATCAGTAATCCAAGTTTTTTCATTTTCGTTTCCTCCTTTCTTGATTTCATCTTACCTGTTTCGTGTAAATGCTATAACGAGCCTCAGCTTTATTTTCAAATAAGACCTGAGACGTAGCAGATAGTCGGCCTCTTTCGACCCAGATGGGAAATATGGAAAAAGAATGTACGTTAATGCGGAAAAATGCGGGGTACACATGGGGTAGGCAAACAAATAATGAAGCTGCATCGCGCAGATTTTTCATACAGCTATGGAAATGGAGGTCCTCCCATGTTTGGGTATGATGATTTTTTGAAATTTATTCAAGCCTTTTTTGTGGTTTACCCGGCGGTCACACTGATTCATTTATTGGGGCATATATTCTTTGCAGGCATTTTTGGCGGAAAAGGGATCCGTGTTATCATTGGCACAGGCAAAATCCTATTCTCAATGAGGTTTTTAGAGGTTAGACGGTTTTACTTCTGGTATGGAGGATGTGAGTTTTCAGCATTAAAATACAGCAATAAACTGACCAAATCTCTTATTTTTTTAGGAGGGTCTATTTTTAACATAGGCAGTATTTTTATTGTGAATTACCTGATCCGGCTGGGCATTCTGGATGCAAACATGCTGTGGTACCAATTTGTATATTTCTCCTTTTATTACGTCTTTTTCGCCCTGCTGCCAATGGATATGGCAGATGGCACACTTAGTGACGGGAAGGCTATGTACAAGCTCTTGTTTAATAAAAATAAAGATGATTCCTCAGCAGACTGCCAGCTGGTTGATGAGGAGAAAAGATAGGTGAGCTGCCAAAATTCTGTTTTTTGGACGGAATTACAAAGTTATGAGCGAAACCTCAAAATTATCCGCAAAAACCCTGATTAATAAGCCAATAAAAAAGGAAGCCCCGATCATTCGGAGCTTCCTTTTTGCATGAATTTCATTTCATAATGGCCTAGTGCCAATAGCGGCCAAATATACCGGTAACTGTGATAGTGCATGTATAGGAAACCGGCCATTCCCTGACCTTTTGGGTAATTTGTCGTCCAGTCATTTCTTTGGCCTTCGCGAATCAGGAAAGCCATGCCTTTTCTGATCTCAGGGCTGTTTTCATGAGAAACGGCAATTAAAGCATCAACGGCCCAGGCAGTATGTGTTAATGTACTGCTTCCCAATGGAACATAGCGTTTTTCAATATCGCTTCTGCAGGATTCTCCCCAGCCGCCGTCCTCATTCTGGACAGACTTCAGCCACTCAACCGCTTTT
This window of the Cytobacillus pseudoceanisediminis genome carries:
- a CDS encoding lmo0954 family membrane protein, which codes for MKKLGLLIAGGIAAMVLVSNLGPIVGLAVSAAILYFVFKQFIKAESTMAKIGYGIIGFIALMATASNFPAILGLAAAYVLYLVYKKWNDSSSSAVEEENDPFANFEKQWADLNRN